In a genomic window of Pedobacter sp. KBS0701:
- a CDS encoding DUF6428 family protein: protein MINTLSTEWSSFKAELLQYPELLLQFQYATDKWVNASYHITEIKQAPITSVDCGGVMNAWTEIIVQLWEPAEKEEGRAMQVKKALSIINLVESKLALNPKGIVKIEFGNSEFDTRQMYPGEFKIDGDNLIINLTPDATQCKAISRGGSCGTTATGEECCAPAEPVKRKIGLVNLTADQNSCTPGSGCC, encoded by the coding sequence ATGATTAATACATTATCAACAGAATGGAGCAGCTTCAAAGCTGAACTTCTACAATATCCTGAATTGCTGTTGCAGTTTCAATATGCTACTGATAAGTGGGTAAATGCCAGTTACCACATCACTGAAATTAAACAAGCGCCGATTACCTCAGTGGATTGCGGAGGCGTAATGAATGCCTGGACTGAAATTATTGTGCAGTTGTGGGAGCCTGCTGAGAAGGAAGAGGGCAGGGCCATGCAGGTTAAAAAGGCATTATCCATTATCAACCTGGTAGAAAGTAAACTGGCTTTAAATCCCAAAGGTATTGTGAAAATTGAATTCGGTAATTCAGAATTTGATACCAGGCAGATGTATCCTGGTGAATTTAAAATTGACGGCGACAATCTGATTATCAACCTGACACCCGATGCTACACAATGTAAGGCGATAAGTCGCGGTGGAAGTTGTGGTACAACCGCAACGGGTGAAGAATGCTGTGCACCTGCTGAGCCTGTAAAAAGAAAAATAGGGTTAGTTAACCTTACTGCTGATCAAAATAGTTGTACACCGGGTAGTGGTTGTTGCTAA
- a CDS encoding helix-turn-helix transcriptional regulator has translation MGLTKTEIFTEEQNQMATLLKAMAHPARIAILQRILKSDTCICGDLVEELGLAQATISQHLKELKNAGIIQGTIEGVSICYCIEPKTWKLLHTQLADFFASYKGKQNCC, from the coding sequence ATGGGACTTACCAAAACAGAAATATTCACCGAAGAGCAAAATCAAATGGCAACTTTATTAAAAGCGATGGCCCATCCTGCGCGGATTGCGATTCTTCAGCGTATCCTGAAATCAGATACCTGTATTTGTGGTGATCTGGTTGAAGAACTTGGCTTAGCTCAGGCGACCATTTCTCAGCATTTAAAAGAACTTAAAAATGCCGGTATTATTCAGGGGACTATTGAAGGGGTGAGTATCTGTTATTGTATCGAACCTAAAACCTGGAAGTTATTACATACACAACTGGCCGATTTCTTTGCCTCGTATAAAGGCAAGCAAAATTGCTGTTAA
- the ctlX gene encoding citrulline utilization hydrolase CtlX, with product MQTTNHILMIRPIDFKFNEQTAGNNKFQVASSETNVQTEALKEFDAFVDLLRKNNVDVTVVDDTLQPETPDSIFPNNWVSFHEDGSVYLYPMFSENRRLERRKEILDGLKENFEVNHISDLSFYEHQHAFLEGTGSMVLDRTNKIAYACLSVRTDEEVLNNFCMLTGYEPVAFQAVDESNFPIYHTNVMMCIGDRFAVICLDSIKDPEEKLNVTISLKGAGKEIIEISLEQMNKFAGNMLQLSNAVNESLLVMSEQAYLSLTAEQIAALEQYSRIIYAPLYTIEKNGGGSARCMLAEIHLPNKSWL from the coding sequence ATGCAGACGACCAATCACATTTTAATGATCCGCCCTATTGATTTTAAATTCAACGAGCAAACGGCTGGAAATAACAAGTTTCAAGTTGCTTCTAGTGAAACCAATGTACAAACAGAGGCCTTAAAAGAGTTTGATGCCTTTGTTGATTTACTGCGGAAAAATAATGTTGATGTGACGGTGGTTGATGATACCTTACAACCTGAAACACCTGATTCTATTTTTCCCAACAATTGGGTTTCCTTTCATGAGGATGGCTCAGTATATCTTTATCCGATGTTTTCTGAAAACCGAAGATTGGAGCGCAGAAAAGAGATATTGGATGGTTTAAAAGAAAACTTTGAAGTTAATCACATCAGCGATTTAAGCTTTTACGAACATCAACATGCATTTTTAGAGGGAACAGGAAGCATGGTATTAGATCGTACTAACAAAATTGCTTATGCCTGCTTAAGTGTGCGTACTGATGAAGAAGTGTTAAACAATTTTTGCATGCTGACCGGATATGAACCGGTGGCATTCCAGGCAGTTGATGAATCAAATTTCCCGATTTACCATACCAATGTCATGATGTGCATCGGCGACCGTTTTGCGGTAATTTGTCTGGATTCGATTAAAGATCCTGAAGAAAAACTGAATGTAACCATCAGTTTAAAAGGCGCCGGAAAAGAAATCATCGAAATCAGCCTGGAACAGATGAACAAATTTGCAGGCAACATGTTACAGCTGAGCAATGCAGTTAACGAAAGTTTATTGGTGATGTCGGAACAGGCTTATCTATCCTTAACTGCTGAGCAGATTGCTGCGCTTGAACAATACAGCAGAATCATTTATGCACCACTTTACACCATTGAAAAAAATGGTGGTGGAAGCGCAAGATGTATGCTGGCAGAAATACATTTGCCGAATAAATCCTGGCTGTAA
- a CDS encoding arginine deiminase family protein → MSEQNPNFKVSVNTEIGRLRKLLIHSPDSGLGKVVPSKAQDWLFEDIVHLDTIRKDEYDYYIKLLMYFLDPEKIKGKLAEIDSEASDRNFYKPNHPDFHNSKSVIEIQNLLSEMLENESIRKKLVAAVCAIEGCTYKVQLELTNTDPKQLAEIFISGTLANDTMIFAPIPNLIFTRDLGTTINNHILLNKPAKKARVRETLLMRYIFFNHPLFEHYRNNILEIPDVTMHFLRPGDEPAFSTTLEGGDVMMVSPNHVLIGCSERTSEHGANEAIKLLFDQDVVEKVTVVKIPSKRDYMHLDTVFTQVKRNTWVILNSIAHSPKFNPYEPINFLKEPEKLEATTAIQFTKANPQEPKHFEHVEALLNDISRNDLKSTEPTKIIYSGNNLFPYDSREQWTDSCNLLAIKEGVVLGYDRNDKTVEAFKTAGFDVVDVKDLIQDLESGKVNAETITDTLILMPSAELSRARGGFHCMSLPIFRDNI, encoded by the coding sequence ATGAGCGAGCAGAACCCCAATTTTAAAGTGAGCGTAAACACCGAAATCGGCAGATTGCGTAAATTATTAATACATAGTCCTGATAGTGGATTAGGCAAAGTAGTACCCTCTAAGGCACAAGATTGGCTTTTCGAAGATATTGTACATTTAGATACCATCCGAAAAGATGAATATGATTATTATATTAAACTGCTGATGTATTTTCTTGATCCTGAAAAGATCAAAGGAAAACTGGCCGAAATAGATTCAGAAGCATCAGACCGTAATTTTTACAAACCCAACCACCCCGATTTCCACAATTCTAAATCTGTAATCGAGATTCAGAACCTGTTAAGCGAAATGCTGGAGAACGAATCCATTCGCAAAAAACTGGTTGCCGCCGTTTGTGCGATTGAAGGCTGTACTTATAAGGTTCAATTGGAATTAACCAATACCGATCCGAAACAATTGGCAGAGATTTTTATCTCCGGAACATTGGCTAACGATACCATGATTTTTGCGCCGATCCCGAATTTAATTTTTACCAGGGATTTGGGTACAACGATTAATAACCACATTTTATTAAACAAACCGGCAAAAAAAGCCCGTGTGCGCGAAACACTTTTAATGCGTTACATTTTCTTCAACCATCCATTGTTTGAGCACTACCGCAATAATATCCTCGAAATTCCGGATGTGACCATGCATTTTTTAAGACCAGGTGATGAACCAGCTTTCAGTACTACTTTAGAAGGCGGCGATGTGATGATGGTAAGTCCAAACCATGTATTGATCGGCTGTAGTGAAAGAACATCAGAACATGGCGCCAATGAGGCTATTAAATTGTTGTTCGACCAGGATGTAGTAGAAAAAGTTACGGTGGTAAAAATACCAAGCAAACGTGATTACATGCACCTGGACACAGTTTTTACGCAGGTTAAACGCAATACATGGGTAATTTTGAACTCAATTGCTCATTCTCCGAAATTTAATCCTTACGAGCCAATCAACTTTTTAAAAGAACCTGAAAAATTGGAGGCTACTACTGCTATTCAGTTTACAAAAGCTAATCCACAAGAGCCTAAACATTTCGAACATGTAGAAGCTTTATTAAATGACATTAGCCGGAACGATTTAAAAAGCACCGAACCAACTAAGATTATTTATAGCGGAAATAACCTGTTTCCTTACGATTCGAGAGAACAATGGACAGATTCTTGTAACCTTTTAGCCATTAAAGAAGGTGTGGTTTTAGGTTACGACAGAAACGATAAAACCGTTGAAGCCTTTAAAACTGCTGGCTTTGATGTAGTGGATGTAAAAGATTTGATCCAGGATTTAGAAAGCGGCAAAGTAAATGCCGAAACCATAACCGATACGTTGATTTTAATGCCTTCAGCAGAATTATCGCGGGCACGTGGCGGTTTCCATTGTATGAGTTTGCCGATATTTAGAGACAATATTTGA
- the argS gene encoding arginine--tRNA ligase, with translation MNFIIAETQKAIFELYKEEVAESVINIQETRKEFEGQATIVVFPITKISKKSPEQTATEIGEYLVANVADITKFNVVKGFLNLSIAESYFLKQFNEEILSPDFGVYAANGKKVMVEYSSPNTNKPLHLGHVRNNLLGYSVSELLKAYGYDVVKVNLVNDRGIHICKSMLAWQKWGNGETPESTGLKGDHLVGKYYVVFDKEYKKEIDALKAEGQTEDEAKKNAPLIKEAQQMLLKWEQGDEEVVLLWKTMNEWVYAGFNVTYKNLGVDFDKFYYESNTYLLGKGTVDEGLAKGVFFKKDDGSVWIDLTADGLDQKLVLRADGTSVYITQDLGTAEMKHDDFNMDESIYVVGNEQDYHFKVLFLILEKLGKSWAKGLYHLSYGMVDLPNGKMKSREGTVVDADELIESMVSTAREKTEELGKTNDFSEADKEELYKNIGLGALKYFLLKVEPKKRLLFNPAESIDFQGNTGPFIQYTHARIKSLLSKSDYQFAVGSEQFSGISGVELEMILQLAKYPEEIAIAAKAYSPASLANYLYELAKLFNKFYHEVPPIVKTEEGELKQFRLNLSKKTADIIHAGMLILGITSPERM, from the coding sequence ATGAATTTTATTATTGCCGAAACACAGAAAGCCATTTTTGAACTTTATAAGGAAGAAGTAGCCGAAAGTGTGATCAACATACAAGAAACCCGCAAAGAATTTGAAGGACAGGCAACCATTGTTGTTTTTCCAATCACCAAAATTTCAAAGAAATCGCCGGAACAAACAGCCACAGAAATTGGCGAATATTTAGTCGCTAACGTAGCTGATATTACCAAATTTAACGTAGTTAAGGGCTTTTTAAACTTAAGCATTGCCGAAAGTTATTTCTTAAAACAGTTTAACGAAGAAATTTTATCGCCTGATTTTGGTGTGTATGCAGCGAATGGTAAAAAGGTAATGGTTGAATATTCGTCGCCGAATACCAATAAACCACTTCACCTGGGGCATGTTCGTAATAATTTGCTGGGTTATTCGGTTTCTGAGCTGCTTAAAGCTTACGGTTATGATGTGGTGAAGGTAAACCTGGTTAACGACCGTGGGATCCACATCTGTAAATCAATGCTGGCCTGGCAAAAGTGGGGTAATGGCGAAACACCTGAAAGTACAGGCTTAAAGGGCGATCACCTGGTTGGAAAATACTATGTAGTTTTTGATAAGGAGTATAAAAAAGAGATTGATGCTTTAAAAGCGGAAGGACAAACAGAAGACGAAGCGAAGAAAAATGCCCCATTAATTAAGGAAGCACAACAAATGCTGTTAAAATGGGAGCAAGGAGATGAGGAAGTGGTTTTGCTTTGGAAAACCATGAACGAATGGGTTTACGCTGGTTTTAACGTGACTTACAAAAACCTTGGGGTTGATTTTGATAAATTCTACTACGAAAGTAATACTTACCTGCTAGGAAAAGGTACGGTTGATGAAGGTTTGGCTAAAGGTGTTTTCTTTAAAAAGGACGATGGTTCGGTATGGATTGATTTAACTGCCGATGGTTTAGACCAGAAACTGGTTTTGCGTGCTGATGGAACTTCGGTTTACATTACTCAGGATTTAGGTACTGCCGAAATGAAACACGATGATTTCAATATGGATGAGTCTATTTATGTGGTCGGCAATGAGCAGGATTACCATTTCAAAGTGTTGTTCCTGATTTTAGAAAAACTGGGCAAAAGCTGGGCAAAAGGTTTATACCATTTATCGTACGGGATGGTCGATTTGCCAAACGGAAAAATGAAAAGTCGAGAGGGAACAGTTGTAGATGCCGACGAATTAATTGAAAGCATGGTAAGCACTGCCCGCGAAAAAACAGAAGAATTGGGTAAAACCAATGATTTTAGCGAAGCAGACAAAGAAGAACTGTATAAAAATATAGGTTTAGGTGCCTTGAAATATTTCCTTTTAAAGGTTGAACCGAAAAAACGTTTATTGTTTAATCCGGCTGAGAGTATCGATTTTCAGGGGAATACCGGGCCGTTTATTCAGTATACACATGCGCGGATTAAATCATTGCTGAGCAAGTCGGATTATCAATTTGCAGTTGGCAGTGAGCAGTTTTCAGGAATATCAGGTGTAGAACTAGAAATGATTTTGCAGTTGGCTAAATATCCTGAAGAGATTGCCATTGCGGCAAAAGCTTACAGTCCGGCGAGTTTGGCCAACTATTTATATGAACTGGCTAAATTGTTTAACAAATTTTACCATGAGGTACCGCCGATTGTAAAAACGGAAGAAGGTGAACTGAAACAGTTCCGTTTAAACCTGAGCAAAAAAACTGCTGATATCATTCATGCAGGAATGTTGATTTTGGGGATTACTTCGCCGGAAAGAATGTAA
- a CDS encoding GH92 family glycosyl hydrolase, with protein sequence MIKKVILPCLLLSAMIASAQQNLVQYVKPIIGTSKMGHTYPGATVPFGAVQLSPETDTLSYEVNGKYNGDVYKYCAGYKYEDKTITGFSHTHFSGTGHSDLGDFLIMPTQGKLQLNPGTASNPKGGYRSAFSHANEVAEAGYYKVKLDDDNITAELTSTTRVGMHQYTFPKSDQSHIILDLMAGIYNYEEKTVWTYVRVVNDTLVTGYRQTNGWARTRTVYFAMSFSKPFKSYGRKSYDAKQAYRGFWGKFNQEQNFPEIAGKKLKMFFDFDTREGEKIKIKFALSPVSQENALQNMRAEISGWDFEKVKEQAQATWNKELNKIQVKTSNDNKINFYTALYHAYINPTTYTDVNGEYKGLDQGIHKADGFTNYTTFSLWDTYRALHPFFNITQPGRSNDMVKSMLAHYDQSSLHMLPIWSHYANDNWCMSGYHSVSVISDAIIKGTYTGDPNKALDACIATAKHRDYEGIGYYMDKGYIPAEKSGISVSNNLEYSYDDWSIAQLARKLNRMDVYDEFIKRSNNWKNNYDSTSGFMRPKLADGTFKKQFDPKDTEGQGFIEGNSWNYSFFVPQDPASLIEMMGGKKKFATRLDTLFTMHLPDEFFAHTEDITREGIIGGYVHGNEPAHHIVYFYNWADQPWKTQAQVRHILNMQYKPTADGLGGNDDCGQMSAWYMFSSLGFYPVAPGSDVYSLGSPLVNNAVINLENGKTFTVEAIKQSNKNVYVEKVLLNGKEITDHKIKHADITNGGKLTFYMSAKPKK encoded by the coding sequence ATGATTAAAAAAGTTATCCTGCCTTGCCTTTTGCTTTCAGCCATGATAGCATCGGCACAGCAGAATCTGGTACAGTATGTGAAGCCTATTATAGGCACCTCAAAAATGGGGCATACCTATCCTGGTGCAACCGTTCCCTTTGGCGCAGTACAGTTAAGTCCAGAAACCGATACTTTATCTTATGAAGTAAACGGAAAATACAATGGTGATGTATATAAATACTGTGCGGGTTACAAATACGAAGATAAAACCATTACCGGCTTTAGCCATACCCATTTCAGTGGTACAGGCCACTCTGATCTGGGCGATTTCCTGATCATGCCTACACAAGGAAAACTGCAGTTAAACCCTGGCACGGCATCAAATCCTAAAGGAGGTTACCGTTCGGCGTTTTCTCATGCCAATGAAGTGGCAGAAGCGGGTTATTATAAGGTAAAACTGGATGACGATAACATTACTGCAGAACTCACCTCAACTACAAGGGTAGGCATGCACCAATATACTTTCCCTAAATCGGATCAATCGCATATTATCCTCGATTTAATGGCCGGTATTTACAATTACGAAGAAAAAACCGTTTGGACTTACGTTCGTGTAGTTAATGATACTTTGGTTACCGGTTACCGCCAGACGAATGGATGGGCGAGGACCAGGACCGTTTATTTTGCGATGAGTTTTTCTAAACCTTTTAAAAGCTACGGACGTAAAAGCTACGACGCCAAACAAGCTTACAGAGGTTTCTGGGGTAAATTCAACCAGGAACAAAACTTCCCTGAAATTGCAGGCAAAAAGTTAAAAATGTTCTTCGATTTTGATACCCGGGAAGGGGAGAAGATCAAAATTAAATTTGCTTTATCGCCAGTTAGTCAGGAAAATGCTTTGCAGAATATGCGTGCAGAAATTTCGGGCTGGGATTTCGAAAAAGTAAAAGAACAGGCACAGGCTACCTGGAACAAAGAGTTGAATAAAATCCAGGTAAAAACCTCAAACGATAATAAAATAAACTTTTATACCGCTTTATACCATGCTTACATCAATCCAACTACTTACACAGATGTTAACGGTGAGTATAAAGGTTTAGATCAGGGTATACATAAGGCTGACGGTTTTACCAATTATACCACATTCTCACTATGGGATACTTACCGTGCTTTACACCCATTCTTCAACATTACCCAGCCGGGCCGTAGTAACGACATGGTGAAATCGATGCTGGCGCATTACGATCAGAGCAGTTTGCACATGCTACCGATTTGGTCGCACTATGCCAACGATAACTGGTGTATGAGTGGTTACCATAGTGTTTCAGTAATTTCTGATGCGATTATAAAAGGTACTTACACGGGCGATCCTAATAAAGCACTAGATGCCTGTATTGCAACAGCTAAACACCGCGATTATGAAGGCATTGGCTATTATATGGATAAAGGTTATATCCCGGCAGAAAAATCGGGCATTTCGGTTTCTAATAATTTAGAGTATTCTTACGATGATTGGTCGATTGCACAACTGGCCAGGAAATTAAACCGGATGGATGTTTACGATGAGTTTATCAAACGTTCTAACAATTGGAAAAACAACTACGACAGCACTTCTGGTTTTATGCGTCCGAAATTGGCAGATGGAACATTTAAAAAACAATTTGATCCAAAAGATACCGAAGGACAGGGTTTTATTGAAGGCAACAGCTGGAATTACAGTTTCTTTGTTCCACAGGATCCTGCTTCACTAATCGAAATGATGGGCGGTAAAAAGAAATTCGCCACCCGTTTAGATACTTTGTTTACCATGCATTTACCAGATGAGTTTTTCGCACATACTGAAGACATTACCCGCGAAGGTATTATTGGCGGTTATGTTCATGGAAACGAACCGGCACACCACATTGTATATTTTTACAACTGGGCCGATCAGCCATGGAAAACACAGGCACAAGTTCGTCACATTTTAAACATGCAATATAAACCTACAGCCGATGGTTTGGGCGGAAACGATGATTGCGGACAAATGAGCGCCTGGTACATGTTTTCCTCTTTAGGATTTTATCCTGTAGCACCAGGTTCTGATGTATATTCGTTAGGAAGTCCTTTAGTTAACAATGCGGTAATCAACTTAGAGAATGGTAAAACTTTCACGGTTGAAGCCATTAAACAAAGCAATAAAAATGTATATGTAGAAAAAGTTTTATTGAATGGCAAAGAAATTACCGATCATAAAATCAAACACGCTGATATCACCAACGGTGGAAAGCTTACTTTTTACATGAGCGCAAAACCGAAGAAATAG
- a CDS encoding arsenate reductase ArsC, which produces MKNVLVLCTGNSCRSQLAEGYLKNFAQNKAKIYSAGIEVHGVNPRAIKVMAEDGIDISGQTSNNIEEYFAVSFDYVITVCDHAKESCPYFPTQAIKLHHNFPDPAKAAGSDEEIMVEFRNTRDLVKAYMEDFVDKNLKG; this is translated from the coding sequence ATGAAAAATGTATTGGTGCTCTGCACCGGAAACAGTTGCCGTAGTCAACTTGCAGAAGGATATTTGAAAAACTTTGCTCAAAACAAAGCTAAAATCTATAGCGCGGGTATCGAAGTTCATGGTGTTAATCCAAGGGCAATAAAGGTAATGGCCGAAGATGGAATTGATATTTCTGGTCAAACCTCTAACAATATCGAGGAGTATTTTGCTGTTTCTTTTGATTATGTGATTACCGTATGTGATCATGCGAAAGAAAGTTGTCCATATTTTCCAACGCAGGCCATAAAACTGCACCACAACTTTCCCGATCCTGCAAAAGCGGCAGGTAGTGATGAGGAAATTATGGTCGAATTTAGAAACACGAGAGATCTGGTAAAGGCTTATATGGAAGATTTTGTAGACAAAAACTTAAAAGGCTAA